A single genomic interval of Candidatus Bathyarchaeota archaeon harbors:
- a CDS encoding PKD domain-containing protein: MKEKVRSIALLVLLLLGTLTLAFGIRLVNTVSAMIYVDDDNVAGPWDGSQLYPYQNITSGLEHAASGDTIFVYNGTYYEHVSIEKSITLVGQNPFNTILDGGHEVFPIIHISNTTDVTVSNFTVQNTTSGLGSYGISIWQARNVTIQNNVVTKNFYNILISNSTFCKILDNKIVDSYNSGIVFRSGSSYNEIIGNSIIENSNGIYIEAYSQNNTFYRNNIINNTLQVNIFPPARSSWDNGVEGNYWSDYEGIDLDGDGVGDTALDHLWVDSYPLIEIWNKTRTYIVDSNGDSYEVVVNCNYTVASFAFNQTLRQISFYITGPSGWSGYCNVTIPKELLSPQNASEKWMAMLGPNPLTYTNKTFNNSTRVSFKFTLGSSMSDNRVRVKVGSFYPPTADFEFTADTASIIEPVNFTDTSVDSPNGTINWRQWSFGDGNVTVTDETFLKHQFGNKTVFNVTLTIRDNNTLTDSVTKLVWVRNEDPFAGFTFSPKKPFVGLEVSFNASKSYDLDGDITEYRWDFGDWNVTTTDKAIITHKFEHVGIFNVNLTVRDNDGAADSITWTATVGKGETRVEIDASTTVKVEQFFIITATLLDYYASQPLSGEQIEFYIYNDDLVSSGNDTTGIDGMARAIFSLAISGDYSIKAEYKGSESHLGSNSTKLITVNPLTTSLTIHGVKNVTKNEESMMFATLLDENESPVHNATVEFYSYNGNIWKLLGSSKTNQSGLASFNYIPQSAGAFMLKAVFNGTEMYAASNSSEYSFIVSQFIASEIDYVPYIILAAAIAIVVCLMYVALKRRKTPSDVQPNDRETSSPS; the protein is encoded by the coding sequence TTGAAGGAAAAAGTACGCTCGATTGCTTTGCTTGTTTTGCTTCTATTAGGTACGTTGACATTGGCTTTTGGTATTCGGTTAGTTAATACAGTGTCTGCCATGATTTATGTAGATGATGACAACGTAGCGGGTCCCTGGGATGGTTCTCAGCTGTATCCTTACCAGAACATTACAAGTGGACTCGAGCATGCTGCTTCAGGTGACACAATATTTGTCTACAACGGAACGTACTATGAGCACGTATCTATAGAGAAATCGATAACGCTTGTAGGTCAAAACCCATTCAATACCATCCTTGATGGTGGCCACGAAGTTTTTCCCATCATCCATATATCCAACACAACTGATGTTACTGTTAGTAATTTTACTGTTCAAAACACAACATCTGGCCTAGGATCGTACGGTATCTCAATCTGGCAAGCGAGAAACGTTACCATACAAAATAACGTAGTTACAAAGAACTTTTATAACATATTGATCAGTAATTCCACCTTCTGTAAGATTCTAGACAACAAAATTGTTGACAGTTATAATTCCGGAATAGTTTTTCGAAGTGGAAGCAGCTATAATGAGATCATAGGAAATTCAATAATTGAAAATTCGAATGGTATATACATTGAAGCTTATTCTCAAAATAACACTTTTTACCGTAACAACATCATCAACAATACACTCCAAGTAAATATTTTCCCTCCAGCGCGTTCATCATGGGACAATGGTGTCGAAGGAAACTATTGGTCCGATTATGAAGGAATTGATCTGGATGGTGATGGTGTCGGGGACACTGCTCTTGATCATCTCTGGGTTGACTCTTATCCTTTGATCGAGATTTGGAACAAAACAAGAACCTACATCGTGGATTCCAACGGAGATTCCTACGAAGTTGTTGTAAACTGCAACTACACGGTTGCTTCATTTGCGTTCAACCAAACATTAAGACAAATCAGTTTCTACATCACTGGACCTTCTGGCTGGAGCGGATACTGCAACGTCACAATTCCTAAAGAACTCCTAAGCCCTCAAAATGCTTCAGAAAAATGGATGGCCATGTTAGGCCCAAATCCGCTAACCTATACGAATAAAACTTTCAACAATTCCACCCGTGTATCTTTCAAATTCACACTTGGCTCATCCATGTCAGACAACAGAGTTCGAGTAAAAGTTGGCTCATTCTATCCCCCAACTGCTGACTTCGAATTCACTGCAGATACTGCGTCAATAATTGAGCCTGTAAACTTCACAGATACCTCTGTTGATAGCCCAAACGGGACAATCAATTGGAGGCAATGGAGCTTCGGAGATGGAAACGTCACAGTGACTGACGAAACATTTCTCAAACATCAATTTGGAAATAAGACAGTTTTCAATGTGACTTTAACCATAAGAGACAACAACACCCTTACAGACTCTGTTACAAAGCTTGTTTGGGTCCGCAACGAAGACCCCTTCGCAGGCTTCACCTTTTCGCCAAAAAAACCTTTCGTAGGTTTAGAAGTGAGCTTCAACGCCTCAAAGAGCTACGACCTTGACGGAGACATTACAGAGTATCGGTGGGATTTCGGCGATTGGAATGTAACGACTACTGACAAGGCAATTATAACCCACAAGTTTGAACATGTTGGAATTTTTAACGTAAACTTGACAGTTCGTGACAACGACGGAGCAGCAGATTCGATAACATGGACTGCCACAGTTGGGAAAGGGGAAACTAGGGTAGAAATTGACGCATCAACCACGGTAAAGGTTGAGCAATTTTTCATAATAACTGCAACACTTTTGGACTACTATGCCAGCCAACCTTTATCAGGAGAACAAATAGAGTTTTACATCTACAACGATGATTTGGTTTCAAGTGGAAATGACACTACAGGTATCGATGGAATGGCAAGAGCGATTTTCTCGCTAGCTATTAGCGGAGATTATTCAATTAAGGCAGAATACAAAGGAAGCGAAAGCCATCTTGGAAGTAACAGCACTAAACTCATTACGGTCAACCCATTAACTACAAGCCTAACTATACATGGTGTCAAGAATGTCACCAAAAATGAAGAATCTATGATGTTTGCGACTTTGTTGGATGAGAATGAAAGCCCTGTGCATAATGCTACTGTTGAATTCTACTCTTACAACGGGAATATCTGGAAATTATTAGGCTCCTCAAAAACCAACCAGAGTGGCTTAGCTTCATTTAACTACATTCCACAATCTGCTGGAGCATTTATGCTAAAGGCAGTGTTTAATGGAACTGAAATGTACGCGGCATCAAACAGCAGTGAATATAGTTTCATAGTTTCACAGTTTATAGCTTCCGAGATAGACTATGTACCTTATATCATATTAGCAGCCGCTATCGCCATAGTAGTCTGTCTAATGTACGTAGCTTTGAAGAGGAGGAAGACCCCTTCAGATGTGCAACCCAACGACAGAGAAACATCTTCACCTAGTTGA